From the Polaribacter tangerinus genome, the window ACAAGCTCGACAAAAACTTACGCTATCAGAAAAAGAACTATCTGAACTTATTTTTGAACAGACAGGAAATGACAGAAACTTTGGAATAATTCGGAGTAAAGGAGACCAAGCTTTGTTTGGAAAAACAACTCAACAAATGAAGAATAAGCTTGGAGTACCAAAAGATAGAGCATTAGCTGACTTTCTTCCAACTATTACAATAAAAGCGAAAGATTTCGCAACAGAAATTACAGTTTTTAATGCAAAAGAAAAAGGTTATAAAAATGAAAGATAAATTTCTGCAGAACACATCACAAATAATCGTGGAGTTAGAGGTATTTTACTAAAAAGAGGAATAAAACCAGAAGAACTTCCTCCTGAAGAAGACATAAAGAAACTTGAAAGAAGAGTAGATTCTGAACCAAATAAACTTGGAAAAAATCCAGATAAATTGAAATAACAAACACTAAACATAACAAAGAACTGAGTTTAAAAACATAGCTATTATAGTTTTCCGGTAGATTGTTGCTTATTTAAAAAGTACGCCAAATTTTTTAATTGGTTATATTTACAAAAAAAAATTAAACATAAAAATAAAAAATTCGGCTCGTGTTAAATCCGAAAAGTTAGCGATAATTTATACGCTACGTTTCATACACAAGATTTTGTGGTGCATTTTAGAGTAACTTTTCGTTTGAACGACATACGATTTCAGAAATCCCAAAACAATGTTTATTTTTTATATAATCAATAATAAGTATTTAATTTTTCAGAAAACGTATTAATTTATTTGTACTCCTCAATTTCTATTATTTACCCCGTTCTCCTAATTCAATAATTTCCAAGTCTTTTATAGCATCTTTATCTATAGAAAAACGCAACATTGTTCTAATTTTATGAAAACCATAAATTCCTGCGGCACCAGGGTTAAGATGTAAGAGATTCAATTTTTTATCATATTGAACTTTTAAAATATGAGAATGACCAGAAATAAAAATTTTCGGTGTATTTTTAGTAAGCTCTTCGCGTATTCTTTGATTGTATTTAGTAGGATACCCACCAATATGAGTCATCCAAACTGTCGTGTTTTCAATATTAAATTTTGCGTCTAACGGAAATTCTAAGCGGGCCTCTTTATGGTCTATATTTCCGTATACAGCCCGTAATGGTTTTAATTTTTTTATGGTATCCGTAACATTTAAATCACCAATATCTCCAGCATGCCAAACCTCATCTGCTTGTTTTACAAATTTTAATATTTGAGCATCAATATAACTATGCGTATCGGAAATCAATAAGATTTTCTTCATTCTACAAAAATACCAATAACAAAATAAATTCCGTAATTTTGAATTCTTAAAAACAGACACCTTTGAGGTATTTTATAGCACTTTCTTACAACGGAAAAAACTATCATGGTTGGCAAGTTCAACCAGATGTTGTTTCTGTACAAGAAAAAATAAATAGTGCCATTAGTACTATTTTTCAAGAGCAAATAGAAGTAGTGGGAGCAGGAAGAACAGATACTGGTGTGCATGCTTCTGAAATGTTTGCTCATTTCGAGGTTGATTATGAAA encodes:
- a CDS encoding metallophosphoesterase family protein codes for the protein MKKILLISDTHSYIDAQILKFVKQADEVWHAGDIGDLNVTDTIKKLKPLRAVYGNIDHKEARLEFPLDAKFNIENTTVWMTHIGGYPTKYNQRIREELTKNTPKIFISGHSHILKVQYDKKLNLLHLNPGAAGIYGFHKIRTMLRFSIDKDAIKDLEIIELGERGK